The following coding sequences lie in one Streptomyces xiamenensis genomic window:
- a CDS encoding chorismate-binding protein, protein MHDFAPLARLGGYLATDLRDVTRDPAALDSTGWWAVVADYEGGPLCARFGQVRRAPALPVRTGRWRGPDPRSWHTSLDRAAYTAAVRRIREHIAAGEVYQANLCRVLTAPLPDPSAADIDALTALLARGNPAPYAGTVRLPGHGVEIATASPELYLRRRGHTVESGPIKGTGRTAADLLPKDHAENVMIVDLVRNDLGRVCATGSVTVPELCVTEPHPGLVHLVSTVRGELAPGTGWAHLLAATFPPGSVTGAPKPSALKIIETLERAPRGPYCGGIGWVDADRGTGELAVGIRTFWTDRTGGPPVLRFGTGAGITWGSDPEREWAETELKAERLLTVASGTTHETGERHHGADLAGR, encoded by the coding sequence GTGCACGACTTCGCTCCGCTTGCCCGCCTCGGCGGGTATCTGGCCACCGACCTGCGGGACGTCACCCGCGACCCCGCCGCCCTGGACTCCACCGGCTGGTGGGCGGTGGTCGCCGACTACGAGGGCGGCCCGCTGTGCGCCCGTTTCGGACAGGTGCGCCGCGCCCCCGCCCTCCCGGTCAGGACCGGCCGCTGGCGCGGCCCGGACCCCAGGAGCTGGCACACCTCCCTGGACCGCGCCGCCTACACCGCTGCCGTCCGGCGCATCCGCGAGCACATCGCGGCCGGCGAGGTCTATCAGGCCAACCTCTGCCGGGTCCTGACCGCCCCGCTGCCCGACCCGTCCGCCGCCGACATCGACGCCCTGACCGCGCTGCTGGCCCGCGGCAACCCCGCCCCGTACGCCGGCACCGTCCGGCTGCCCGGACACGGCGTGGAGATCGCCACCGCCTCCCCGGAGCTGTATCTGCGCCGCCGTGGCCACACCGTGGAATCCGGCCCGATCAAGGGCACCGGCCGCACGGCCGCCGACCTGCTGCCCAAGGACCACGCCGAGAACGTGATGATCGTGGACCTCGTCCGCAACGACCTGGGCCGGGTCTGCGCCACCGGCAGCGTCACCGTGCCCGAACTGTGTGTCACCGAGCCCCATCCCGGACTCGTCCACCTCGTCTCCACCGTCCGCGGCGAACTCGCCCCCGGCACCGGCTGGGCCCACCTGCTCGCCGCGACCTTCCCGCCCGGCTCGGTCACCGGCGCGCCCAAGCCCAGCGCCCTGAAGATCATCGAGACACTGGAACGTGCCCCCCGCGGCCCGTACTGCGGCGGCATCGGCTGGGTCGACGCCGATCGCGGTACGGGCGAGCTGGCGGTGGGCATCCGCACCTTCTGGACCGACCGCACCGGCGGCCCTCCGGTGCTGCGCTTCGGCACCGGCGCGGGTATCACCTGGGGGTCGGACCCCGAGCGGGAATGGGCGGAGACCGAACTCAAGGCCGAACGGCTGCTCACGGTAGCGTCGGGCACCACGCACGAGACAGGAGAACGACACCATGGCGCTGATCTGGCTGGACGGTGA
- a CDS encoding serine/threonine-protein kinase codes for MAMMRLRREDPRVMGAFRLHRRLGAGGMGVVYLGSDRRGQRVALKVIRPDLAEDHEFRARFAREVSAVRRIRGGCTARLVAADLDASRPWFATQYVPGPSLHDKVAEQGPLSAAETAAIGASLAEGLVAVHEAGVVHRDLKPSNILLSPKGPRIIDFGIAWATGASTLTHVGTAVGSPGFLAPEQVRGAAVTPGTDVFSLGATLAYATLGDSPFGQGSSEVMLYRVVHEEPILRGTPSALAPLLRACLAKAPQERPSTLQLASRLKEIAAREARGTALAPRPRPRPAVPAPAAPPQQARTARPEPAAPGPRPSPVPRPAARRPAPAPVRRGVDRGLLRQRLIVFVVVTLLVALGIAAAQGCQGPV; via the coding sequence ATGGCGATGATGCGGCTCCGGCGCGAGGACCCGCGGGTCATGGGGGCGTTCCGGCTCCACCGCCGGCTGGGCGCGGGGGGCATGGGGGTGGTGTACCTCGGCTCGGACCGGCGCGGGCAGCGGGTGGCGCTCAAGGTGATCCGGCCCGATCTCGCCGAGGACCACGAGTTCCGGGCCCGGTTCGCCCGCGAGGTGTCGGCGGTGCGCCGCATCAGAGGGGGGTGTACGGCCCGTCTGGTGGCCGCCGATCTGGACGCCTCGCGTCCCTGGTTCGCGACCCAGTACGTGCCGGGGCCCTCGCTGCACGACAAGGTCGCCGAACAGGGCCCGCTGTCGGCCGCCGAGACGGCCGCGATCGGCGCCTCGCTCGCCGAGGGTCTGGTCGCCGTGCACGAGGCCGGGGTGGTGCACCGGGACCTGAAGCCGTCCAACATCCTGCTGTCGCCCAAGGGTCCGCGCATCATCGACTTCGGCATCGCCTGGGCCACCGGCGCCTCCACCCTCACCCACGTGGGCACGGCCGTGGGCTCACCCGGCTTCCTGGCACCCGAGCAGGTACGGGGGGCGGCCGTCACCCCGGGCACCGACGTGTTCTCGCTGGGCGCCACCCTGGCGTACGCCACGCTGGGCGACTCACCGTTCGGGCAGGGCAGTTCGGAGGTGATGCTCTACCGGGTGGTGCACGAGGAGCCGATCCTGCGCGGCACCCCCTCGGCGCTGGCGCCTTTGCTGCGCGCGTGCCTGGCCAAGGCCCCGCAGGAACGGCCCAGCACGCTTCAGCTCGCGAGCCGGCTGAAGGAGATCGCCGCCCGCGAGGCACGCGGCACGGCCCTGGCCCCGCGCCCCAGGCCCCGCCCCGCGGTGCCCGCGCCCGCCGCACCGCCGCAGCAGGCCCGTACCGCCCGCCCGGAGCCCGCCGCCCCGGGCCCGCGCCCCTCCCCCGTCCCGCGGCCCGCCGCCCGGAGGCCCGCACCCGCGCCGGTACGGCGCGGGGTGGACCGCGGGCTGCTGCGGCAGCGGCTGATCGTGTTCGTGGTGGTGACGCTGCTGGTGGCGCTGGGCATCGCGGCGGCCCAGGGCTGTCAGGGCCCGGTCTGA
- a CDS encoding TrmH family RNA methyltransferase encodes MTVPLIPVTDPADPRLTDYTALTDVALRRRREPAEGLFMAEGEKVVRRALAAGYPMRSMLLTEKWAEALGDVITSCGAPVYVVTPELAEQVTGYHVHRGALASLHRLPLPDPADLLARSRRVAVVEAVNDHTNIGAIFRGAAALGMDAVLLSPDSADPLYRRSVKVSMGAVFSLPYARLAQWPHSLTGVREAGFRLLALTPDARAVELADALRREEPAERVALLLGAEGDGLTPRALAAADTWVRIPMAHGVDSLNVAAAAAVAFYAVATSRPPQTGP; translated from the coding sequence GTGACCGTGCCGCTGATCCCCGTCACCGACCCCGCCGACCCCCGGCTCACCGACTACACGGCGCTGACCGACGTCGCCCTGCGCCGCCGCCGGGAACCCGCCGAGGGGCTGTTCATGGCGGAGGGCGAGAAGGTCGTCCGCCGCGCCCTGGCGGCCGGCTACCCGATGCGCTCGATGCTGCTCACCGAAAAGTGGGCCGAGGCACTGGGCGATGTCATCACCTCCTGCGGCGCCCCCGTGTACGTCGTCACGCCCGAACTGGCCGAACAGGTCACCGGCTACCACGTCCACCGCGGCGCCCTGGCCTCCCTGCACCGGCTGCCGCTGCCGGACCCGGCGGACCTGCTGGCCCGCTCCCGCCGGGTCGCGGTGGTGGAGGCCGTCAACGACCACACCAACATCGGCGCGATCTTCCGGGGCGCGGCCGCCCTGGGCATGGACGCCGTCCTGCTGTCACCGGACAGCGCCGATCCGCTCTACCGGCGTTCGGTCAAGGTGTCGATGGGCGCGGTGTTCTCCCTGCCGTACGCGCGGCTCGCCCAGTGGCCGCACAGCCTCACCGGGGTGCGCGAGGCCGGGTTCCGGCTGCTGGCGCTCACCCCCGACGCGCGGGCGGTGGAGCTGGCCGACGCCCTCCGCCGGGAGGAGCCGGCGGAGCGGGTCGCGCTCCTGCTCGGCGCGGAGGGCGACGGTCTCACTCCGCGCGCCCTGGCCGCTGCCGACACCTGGGTACGCATTCCGATGGCGCACGGGGTGGACTCGCTGAACGTGGCCGCTGCCGCCGCCGTTGCCTTCTACGCCGTCGCCACCTCCCGGCCGCCTCAGACCGGGCCCTGA
- the cobA gene encoding uroporphyrinogen-III C-methyltransferase: MPQPHPDHPAYPVGLRLTGRLVLVLGGGTVAQRRLPALLAAGADIRLIAPAVTPSVQAMAEAGELRWERRGYRPGDLADAWYALVATDDPEVNAAASAEAERARVWCVRSDDAGAATAWTPATGRSEGVTVAVLTGRDPRRSAAVRDAVVEGLREGTLAAPRHRTRTPGVALVGGGPGDPDLITVRGRRLLAEADVVVADRLGPRDLLDELPAHVEVIDAAKIPYGRAMAQEAINGTLIEHARAGKSVVRLKGGDPYVFGRGMEEATALAEAGIPVTMVPGVTSAISVPGAAGIPVTHRGVAHEFTVVSGHLAPDHPKSLVDWAGLARLRGTLVLLMAVERMPAIAATLIGHGRDPRTPVAVIQDGTTAAQRRVDATLQTAADRIAATGVRPPAVIVVGDVVTVAEHPEETP, translated from the coding sequence ATGCCACAGCCACACCCCGACCACCCCGCGTACCCCGTCGGACTGCGGCTGACCGGTCGCCTGGTCCTGGTGCTCGGCGGCGGCACCGTCGCCCAGCGCCGACTGCCCGCCCTGCTGGCCGCGGGAGCCGACATCCGACTGATCGCCCCCGCCGTCACCCCCTCCGTCCAGGCCATGGCCGAGGCCGGCGAACTGCGCTGGGAGCGGCGCGGATACCGGCCCGGTGACCTGGCCGACGCCTGGTACGCGCTGGTCGCCACCGACGACCCCGAGGTGAACGCCGCCGCCTCCGCCGAGGCCGAGCGCGCCCGGGTGTGGTGCGTCCGCAGCGACGACGCAGGCGCCGCCACCGCCTGGACCCCGGCCACCGGCCGCAGCGAGGGCGTCACCGTCGCCGTGCTCACCGGCCGTGACCCGCGCCGTTCCGCCGCCGTACGGGACGCCGTCGTCGAAGGGCTGCGCGAGGGCACCCTGGCCGCGCCCAGGCACCGGACCCGCACGCCCGGGGTGGCACTGGTCGGCGGCGGCCCCGGTGACCCCGACCTGATCACCGTGCGCGGCCGCCGCCTGCTGGCCGAGGCCGACGTGGTGGTCGCCGACCGGCTCGGGCCGCGCGACCTGCTGGACGAACTGCCCGCCCACGTCGAGGTCATCGACGCCGCCAAGATCCCCTACGGCCGGGCCATGGCCCAGGAGGCCATCAACGGGACGCTCATCGAGCACGCCAGGGCCGGGAAGTCCGTGGTGCGGCTCAAGGGCGGAGACCCGTACGTCTTCGGCCGGGGCATGGAGGAGGCCACGGCACTGGCGGAGGCCGGCATCCCGGTCACCATGGTCCCCGGGGTCACCAGCGCCATCAGCGTGCCCGGCGCGGCCGGCATCCCGGTCACCCACCGCGGTGTCGCACACGAGTTCACGGTGGTCAGCGGCCACCTGGCGCCGGACCACCCCAAGTCGCTGGTGGACTGGGCGGGTCTCGCCCGGCTGCGCGGCACTCTCGTGCTGCTGATGGCGGTCGAACGGATGCCCGCGATCGCCGCCACCCTGATCGGGCACGGCCGGGACCCGCGTACCCCGGTGGCGGTGATCCAGGACGGCACCACCGCCGCCCAGCGGCGCGTCGACGCCACCTTGCAGACGGCCGCCGACCGCATCGCCGCCACCGGCGTCCGGCCGCCCGCCGTGATCGTCGTCGGCGATGTGGTGACCGTCGCGGAGCACCCGGAGGAGACCCCGTGA